Below is a window of Tolypothrix bouteillei VB521301 DNA.
CAAGTAAAGTTGAAGAAATATTTTTTCTACAATCTCGGACTTATTTGTAGGAGTTAGATAAGGAGCGATCGCATCAGATATTAAGGGACCAATATGTATAAAAGGGAGTTTTCTTTCAATAATGGGACATGGGTTAAGCTTGGGCTTTACAGCATAGCTATCTACGCTTTCGTTCTGGATTTGAATATCCTTTCGTACTGCTGAGATATCTAGCTCGAGTAAAGAGCTACCACTGGCAAGGATTCTTGCCATAATAAACATTTGATACATTTCTGAACCATCCCACTTATCTGTGCTATGGCTCTGTGCTTGAACTCGATCTAGAATAACTCCGGTAACAAAAGCAACGTTACGAAAATGAGTAGCGGCAATTTCGGGTCCAGAACCAATGAGGTCAGATTTCCGAATACGCTTTGTTACTTGCCCTGTTGACCAATCTTCAAAGTTTGGAATGACCACTCCAACAGAATCATATTTTTTGATTTCTTCGTATAGCAGAGCGAGTGTTGTGGTAGAAGCCAAGCAGTCATCATTTCCGTGAAGAAGGCAGTAGTGACCTCGTGCTAAAGCAATACTGGCACGAATATTGCCATCGTATCTTAAGTTTTTTTCCTGTCG
It encodes the following:
- a CDS encoding glycosyltransferase, which gives rise to MEVSRILVENPFFSICIPQYNRTSFLIEACKVLASQTFKNFEVCISDDRSNDGREQELIDYLQDSGLSFIYQRQEKNLRYDGNIRASIALARGHYCLLHGNDDCLASTTTLALLYEEIKKYDSVGVVIPNFEDWSTGQVTKRIRKSDLIGSGPEIAATHFRNVAFVTGVILDRVQAQSHSTDKWDGSEMYQMFIMARILASGSSLLELDISAVRKDIQIQNESVDSYAVKPKLNPCPIIERKLPFIHIGPLISDAIAPYLTPTNKSEIVEKIFLQLYLFTYPFWIVEYRRVQSWNYAMGICLGIKPKNVFSEVDFGIFRKIRVYLLYFTICFFGLSLPVGFFDKVKPFIYSISKSLFFKVNTRYSS